A window of the Candidatus Paraluminiphilus aquimaris genome harbors these coding sequences:
- a CDS encoding DNA translocase FtsK, whose protein sequence is MPTKNTPSKVPQGDTEASVPGAMASVGFIAGLAGASFALVSLLTFSTSDPSWSSSGAGDVLSNQGGVVGAYFSDMVYSLVGFLALGVPLLLLLLSYRSIRPVVSRGVTSTDRVISSFGWVTFLAASAGLIQIVVPQEAFLPQGTGGIIGYGVASWFTAAFSDFGARLLLSFCVLLGGTLAFDIDWMRVAEKLGSVTINTMNTLRSRIDDFNDRRKLRTEKAKRSVQIAAHVEKEKLRTPPKIKAPKLLENVGKKAEREKQKPLFESAELTPMPPLALLDAPTQTGPRGYSTSELESLSRLLEIKLADFGITAEVVSVYPGPVVTRFEIQPAAGVKVSRISNLAKDLARSLAVNSVRVVEVIHGKSVVGIEIPNADRQTVNFRDVLSSAEFDDAKSPLTIALGHDIAGTPIVADLGKMPHVLVAGTTGSGKSVGVNCMLVSLLYKATPDDVRLILVDPKMLELSVYDGIPHLLTPVITDMKDAANGLRWCVAEMERRYKLMSLLGVRNLAGYNRKVRDAEKAGTPIDDPLWTPDPVLELTGEEQVAPALETLPSIVVVIDEFADMMMIVGKKVEELIARIAQKARAAGIHLVLATQRPSVDVITGLIKANIPSRVAFSVSSKIDSRTILDQGGAEQLLGYGDMLYLPSGSSTPTRVHGAFCSDDEVHRVVADWRRRGTPEFIEGLLDEGGQTPVTAQELQSAASSDDDPESDALYDEAVHYVCSSRRASISSVQRKLRIGYNRAARLIETMEATGVVSAMGSNGQREVLAPPPPGGDD, encoded by the coding sequence TTGCCTACTAAGAACACTCCTTCCAAGGTGCCACAAGGGGACACTGAAGCGAGCGTGCCGGGTGCTATGGCGAGCGTAGGCTTCATTGCCGGTCTTGCGGGCGCCTCTTTTGCGCTGGTTAGTCTGTTGACATTCAGTACGTCTGACCCCAGCTGGAGTTCAAGCGGGGCGGGTGACGTTCTCAGTAACCAAGGCGGCGTCGTTGGGGCCTATTTTTCCGATATGGTCTACTCGCTGGTCGGGTTTCTGGCGCTTGGCGTCCCGTTGCTTCTTTTACTATTGTCATACAGGTCGATTCGTCCGGTCGTGAGCCGTGGCGTTACCTCCACAGATCGTGTCATCTCGAGCTTTGGGTGGGTTACATTCCTGGCTGCCAGTGCCGGTCTAATCCAGATAGTCGTACCTCAGGAAGCGTTTCTGCCACAGGGGACCGGGGGGATTATCGGTTATGGTGTCGCTTCTTGGTTCACAGCCGCATTCTCTGACTTTGGAGCGAGGTTGCTTCTGAGTTTTTGCGTGTTGCTGGGTGGCACCCTAGCATTTGATATTGACTGGATGCGCGTCGCAGAGAAGTTGGGTAGCGTAACGATAAACACAATGAACACCCTGAGATCACGTATCGATGATTTCAATGACCGTCGGAAGTTACGGACGGAAAAGGCGAAGCGAAGTGTGCAAATCGCAGCGCATGTAGAAAAGGAAAAGCTGCGTACACCGCCAAAAATCAAAGCACCTAAGCTTCTTGAAAATGTCGGCAAGAAAGCCGAGCGGGAAAAACAAAAGCCCCTTTTTGAGTCCGCTGAGCTCACCCCCATGCCGCCCTTGGCGCTGCTCGATGCACCCACACAAACGGGTCCCAGAGGCTACTCAACGTCAGAGTTGGAGTCTTTATCGCGACTCCTTGAGATAAAGCTCGCCGACTTTGGTATTACGGCCGAAGTTGTATCGGTTTATCCCGGCCCTGTAGTTACGCGCTTTGAGATACAACCTGCCGCTGGAGTGAAGGTCAGTCGGATTTCCAATCTGGCTAAGGACTTAGCGAGATCCCTAGCCGTGAATTCGGTCCGGGTCGTTGAAGTGATCCATGGGAAGAGTGTCGTCGGCATTGAAATTCCGAATGCAGATCGGCAGACCGTTAATTTCCGAGACGTCTTAAGCTCTGCTGAGTTTGATGATGCTAAATCGCCGCTTACCATAGCCCTAGGACACGATATTGCGGGAACACCCATCGTCGCGGACTTGGGCAAGATGCCGCACGTTTTAGTTGCGGGTACCACGGGGTCGGGTAAGTCGGTCGGCGTGAACTGCATGTTGGTAAGTCTGTTATACAAGGCCACACCCGATGATGTGCGATTAATCCTTGTCGATCCTAAAATGCTCGAACTCTCGGTCTACGATGGTATTCCGCACCTTCTTACCCCGGTAATCACTGACATGAAGGACGCAGCGAATGGCTTGCGATGGTGCGTCGCCGAAATGGAGCGTCGCTACAAGCTCATGTCGTTGCTCGGGGTTCGTAACCTTGCCGGATACAACCGAAAGGTGAGAGATGCGGAAAAAGCAGGAACCCCGATTGACGATCCACTGTGGACTCCCGACCCCGTGCTCGAATTAACCGGTGAAGAGCAAGTGGCTCCCGCGCTAGAAACCTTGCCAAGCATCGTGGTGGTGATAGACGAATTTGCTGACATGATGATGATCGTGGGCAAAAAGGTAGAAGAATTAATTGCACGGATCGCCCAGAAGGCGAGAGCAGCAGGCATTCACCTGGTTCTGGCCACGCAGAGGCCATCGGTGGACGTCATCACGGGTCTCATCAAGGCAAACATACCCTCGCGGGTGGCATTTTCGGTTTCCTCAAAAATAGATTCCCGCACAATTCTCGATCAAGGTGGTGCGGAGCAGTTACTTGGCTATGGCGATATGCTTTATTTGCCGTCTGGCTCAAGTACGCCCACCCGTGTTCATGGCGCATTTTGCTCGGATGACGAGGTGCATAGGGTCGTGGCCGATTGGCGCCGCCGTGGCACACCTGAGTTCATAGAAGGATTGCTCGATGAGGGAGGCCAAACACCGGTAACTGCCCAAGAATTGCAGTCTGCTGCCTCATCCGATGACGATCCGGAGAGCGATGCACTCTACGATGAGGCGGTGCACTACGTGTGTAGCAGTCGCCGCGCCTCAATCTCGTCAGTTCAGCGCAAACTCCGAATTGGTTACAACCGTGCCGCGAGACTTATTGAGACCATGGAGGCGACGGGGGTCGTTTCCGCCATGGGTAGTAATGGGCAGCGTGAGGTTCTCGCTCCGCCACCGCCAGGGGGTGATGATTGA